CTTGGAGAAAGACTAGTGCTCAAGAAAGAAGTGAGATGTTACTCAAGATAGCAGATTTGATAGATGAAAATAGAGAACATTTGGCTATGGTTGAAACATTAGATAACGGGAAACCGCTTAGAGAGACATTGAATATTGATGTTCCACTTTCTTCAGAACATTTTAGATATTTTGCAGGAGTAATCGTTTCAGAGGAAGGAACATCAAAGTTACTAGATCAAAATACACTTTCAATAAACTTGAAAGAGCCAATTGGAGTTGTTGGCCAGATTATTCCTTGGAATTTTCCATTGCTAATGGGTGCATGGAAGCTAGCACCAGCACTAGCAGCAGGAAATACAATAGTAATACATCCATCATCAGTTACATCTATTAGTTTGCTAGAGTTTGGTAAAATATTACAAAAAGTATTGCCAGCAGGTGTTGTAAATATAATCACTGGAAAGGGTTCAAAATCAGGAAATTATATGCTTCAGCATAAAGAGTTTAGCAAGCTTGCATTTACTGGATCAACAGAAGTTGGATATAGAGTAGCAGAAGAAGCTGCTAAGAGACTTATACCAGCTACGTTAGAACTTGGTGGGAAGTCTGCAAATATTATATTTGATGATGCACCTTGGGATAGAGCTATAGAGGGTGTTCATATGGGGATTTTACTTAATCAAGGTCAGGTTTGCTGCGCTGGTTCGAGAGTATTTGTTCAAGAAGGTATTTACGATAAATTTGTTGCAGAGTTAAAAACAGCATTTGAAAAAGTAAAAGTTGGATTGCCTTGGGAAGATGGTGTTCAAATGGGCTCTCAGATAAATGAGAAACAGATACAAAATATATTGGAATACGTAAAAATAGGTCAAGAAGAAGGCGCTAGATTAGTAACTGGTGGAGAAAGGTTTGACACTGAAGAACTAAAGAATGGAGCATTCATGAAACCGACAATATTAGCGGATGCTCACAATAAAATGAGAATTGCTCAAGAAGAAATTTTTGGACCGGTAGTTACTGTAATCAAATTCAAGGATGAAAAAGAAGTAGTAGAGCTTGCAAATGATTCTGAGTATGGTTTAGGTGGTGCCGTTTGGACTAAAGACATAAATAGAGCGTTAAGAGTAGCATCAAATGTAGAGACAGGAAGAATGTGGGTAAACACATACAATCAATTGCCTGCTGGTACTCCATTCGGTGGATACAAAAAATCAGGTATTGGACGAGAGACTTATAAAAGTGTTCTAGATGCTTATTCACAGACTAAAAATATATTTGTTAGTATAAAAGAAGGTAAAGAAGGTCTTTACTAGAGATTTAAAGTGATATTAAAACTAAAAAGAATATGGAGATACAATGAATTTATGCAAAACCATAAAATGAATTATAGTATTGCATAAAGTAGTAGACATTATTAGATGAAAAGCTTGATTTTATATTGGATATCAAGTTTTTCATCTTTTTTTATTTGAATAAAAAATGCTCACAAACATTGAATCTTGTATAATATAAATAGTTGAAAGAGGATTCTAATGAATTCAGTTATAAAAATACATAGAGAGAGGTTGATTTTCGTGAAAAAAATTTGTGTCATAGGCAGTCTAAATATAGATTTAGTAGCGAGTGTAGATTATCTTCCAAAAGCGGGTGAAACTATTTTGGGAAATAGTTTTGGAAAATATTTTGGTGGAAAAGGAGCAAATCAAGTAGTTCAAATAGCGAAATTAGGAAATAAAGTATCGATGGTTGGAATGTTAGGAGACGATGATTTAGGTGATAGCTATAAGTCGTACCTAGAAGAGGAAGGTGTTGAAACTAGCTGTATTGGTAGAGCTAATAATTGTAGTAGCGGAACTGCAATTATTGAAGTAGATGCTAACGGTGAAAATAGAATCATAGTTATTGCTGGTGCTAATGGAAAGGTTGACAAGGCGTATGTAGATGAGAGATGGGATTCGATTTCAGCTTATGATATATATTTATTGCAATTAGAAATACCTTTAGATACCAGCTTGTATCTCATAAAAAAGCTAAGTGAATCTGGAAAGACAATAATACTTGATCCTGCACCAGCTAGAGAATTGCCATGTGAAATATATAAATACATTGATTTTATAACTCCAAATGAAACTGAAATGGAGGTGCTTTCAGGAATTAGTATAGAAAATGAAAGAGATTTGAAAATAGCCTCTAAAACTTTGCTGAAAATGGGAGTGAAAAATATAATAGCTAAATCGGGAGCACGCGGAGCATATATCATAAATGATTTGCAATTTGAGAGAATAGATGGTTACGAGGTAGAAACGGTAGATACGGTTGCAGCAGGAGATTCTTTTAATGCAGGATTTGCATATAAGCTTTCAAAAGGATTTGAAGTTAGAGAATGTATACGATTTGCAAATGCAGTAGCAGCAATATCTACTACTGGAAGAGGTGCACAAGAGGCCATGGCAAGTATAGATGAGGTAAAAGCCTATTTAGAATAGTTTAGCACAAATTATCAAAAAATAAATTTTAAAAAATTATATAATGTTGTTAGAAACTATGGAGGTGTAATAAATATGGATTATTTTTTTAGGATACAAGGGGCTATAGATTATATCGAGGAGAATTTAAAAGGTGAGTTGAATATAGTTGATATAGCATCTAAAGCGTTTTTTTCATCATTTTATTTTCAAAGATTATTTCAGGCTATGTCAGGTTATTCGGTTCAAGAATACATAAGAAAGAGAAGACTTACTGAAGCGGCTAAAATTTTAGATAGTACTGAAATATCAGTATTAGATATAGCAGTAGATTTTGGATATGGATCACAAGAATCATTTACAAGAGCTTTTAAGAGTCTTTTTGACATGACACCGGCAAAATATAGAAAAGCGGATGATTTAAACTTGGGGGAGTTTTCAAAGATTAATTTTCTAGATTTTGCAAATCAAAATTTTGATGAATTAGAAGTAAATAAACCAGAAATCAAGTATTTAGACAAGGTAAACGTAGTAGGGCATGAATACAAAACTAATTTGAATGGTGGTAAATATTTTCAAGAAATACCTGGATTTTATGATGATTTTGGGAAAAATGAGTATTACTTGAAAATCGAGGAAAGATTAGCACCAGCATTTCCTCACGGCATAACTTGTAATTATTGTGACAATGGAGATTTTTCATTTGTCATAGGAGAAATGGTTAAATCTCCACAGGAAAATTTAGTGGATTTAATAAATTTGGAGATTCCAGCTGGAGAATATGCAGTGTTTAAAGTTAAGGGTTCAGTAGATCAGTCTCAAAAAACTTGGAAATATATATATGGAACGTGGTTCCCTAATTCAAAATATGAACGTGCTGATGGACCAGATTTTGAAGTCGTAGATGTATTGGGATCAGTGTATCCAGATAATATGGTAAGTGAAATTTATATACCAATACTTTAAAAAAATAAATCGATTCTGAATTTAACATTAAAATCCAATTAATAATGTTCGAAATCCTTGATACTAGACTGGCTAGTGTAATAAACTTGTTAGTAAATAGAAGTGAGGAGAGTTAAGTGGATATAATGAAAGATTTATTGCAA
Above is a window of Tissierellales bacterium DNA encoding:
- a CDS encoding aldehyde dehydrogenase family protein; this translates as MGKNLDVMQSEYKLFIDGEWVDGVNNSKIASYNPSNGERLTEFVDASDEDVDRAVEAATEAFKTWRKTSAQERSEMLLKIADLIDENREHLAMVETLDNGKPLRETLNIDVPLSSEHFRYFAGVIVSEEGTSKLLDQNTLSINLKEPIGVVGQIIPWNFPLLMGAWKLAPALAAGNTIVIHPSSVTSISLLEFGKILQKVLPAGVVNIITGKGSKSGNYMLQHKEFSKLAFTGSTEVGYRVAEEAAKRLIPATLELGGKSANIIFDDAPWDRAIEGVHMGILLNQGQVCCAGSRVFVQEGIYDKFVAELKTAFEKVKVGLPWEDGVQMGSQINEKQIQNILEYVKIGQEEGARLVTGGERFDTEELKNGAFMKPTILADAHNKMRIAQEEIFGPVVTVIKFKDEKEVVELANDSEYGLGGAVWTKDINRALRVASNVETGRMWVNTYNQLPAGTPFGGYKKSGIGRETYKSVLDAYSQTKNIFVSIKEGKEGLY
- the rbsK gene encoding ribokinase, yielding MNSVIKIHRERLIFVKKICVIGSLNIDLVASVDYLPKAGETILGNSFGKYFGGKGANQVVQIAKLGNKVSMVGMLGDDDLGDSYKSYLEEEGVETSCIGRANNCSSGTAIIEVDANGENRIIVIAGANGKVDKAYVDERWDSISAYDIYLLQLEIPLDTSLYLIKKLSESGKTIILDPAPARELPCEIYKYIDFITPNETEMEVLSGISIENERDLKIASKTLLKMGVKNIIAKSGARGAYIINDLQFERIDGYEVETVDTVAAGDSFNAGFAYKLSKGFEVRECIRFANAVAAISTTGRGAQEAMASIDEVKAYLE
- a CDS encoding AraC family transcriptional regulator; translation: MDYFFRIQGAIDYIEENLKGELNIVDIASKAFFSSFYFQRLFQAMSGYSVQEYIRKRRLTEAAKILDSTEISVLDIAVDFGYGSQESFTRAFKSLFDMTPAKYRKADDLNLGEFSKINFLDFANQNFDELEVNKPEIKYLDKVNVVGHEYKTNLNGGKYFQEIPGFYDDFGKNEYYLKIEERLAPAFPHGITCNYCDNGDFSFVIGEMVKSPQENLVDLINLEIPAGEYAVFKVKGSVDQSQKTWKYIYGTWFPNSKYERADGPDFEVVDVLGSVYPDNMVSEIYIPIL